The following DNA comes from Phytohabitans rumicis.
GGATCCGGAACGCACCGGCGAGCGGCCCCGGTCGTAGGTGTCGGGGATCGCTGCGCGGCCGGAGATACGCCCGCCGTTGGGCGGGTTCGTACCGGGCACCGCGGCCCGACCGGACGAGGCGCCGTAGGAAGACCTGGTCGCTGACATGTAACTCAGGGTAGGTCGAAAATCCAAGGCTGCCTTTCAGCCAACGCCGAGGCGGCACAAAGTGGGGACTCCCCAAGTCAGCCGATACGCAGCCTGAAGTGCTCAATTGTGCGGCGCAGCCCCTCTTCGACACCGACTTTCGGAGCGAAGCCGAGCCGGGTGCGGGCGAGGGTCAGGTCGGGCCGGCGCATCTCCGGGTCGTCTGCCGTACGCGGCAGGTAGGTGACCTCCGACGAGCTGTCCGTGAGCCGGACGATCAGCTCGGCCAGCTCCCGCATCGAGAACTCGTCTTCGGTGCCGCAGTTGATCGGCCCGGTCTCGGTCGAGTCGAGCAGCAGCAGGATGCCGCGCACCAGGTCGTCGACGTAGCAGATGGAGCGGGTCTGGGTGCCGGCACCGTGCAGGGTGAGCGGCTCGCCGCGCAGCGCCTGGGTGATGAACGTCGGCACCGCCCGGCCGTCGTCCGGCCGCATCCGTGGCCCGTACGTGTTGAAGATGCGAACGATGCCCACGTCCAGGCCGTGGTGGCGGTGGTACGCCATCGTGGCGGCCTCGGCGAAGCGCTTGGACTCGTCGTAGACGCTGCGCACCCCGATCGGGTTGACGTTGCCCCAGTACGACTCGGGCTGCGGGTGCGTCTTGGGGTCGCCGTACGCCTCCGACGTGGAGGCCATCAGAAACCGGGCGCCGTCCTTCACCGCGCGGTCGAGCAGGTGCAGGGTGGCCTGCGAGCCCACCCGCAGGATCTCGATCGGCAGCGTGGCGAAGTCGGTGGGGCTCGCCGGCGATGCCATGTGCAGGATCGCGTCGAAGCGCTGGGCGATCGCCGGGTGGTGGTCCGGCAGCCCGTCGGACACGTCGGCCTCGACCAGGGTGAACCGAGGGTGGTCGCCGAGGTGGGCCACGTTGTCCTTCGAGCCGGTCACGAAGTTGTCCACCGCGACCACCGCGCAGCCGCGGGCGAGCAGGGCGTCGACCAGGTGCGATGGCACGAATCCCGCACCCCCGGTAACGAGGACGCGATGACCTGTTCCATAACGCTGGGCTACCACCATGAAAGTAAGCCTACCGATTGATCCTTAGACCCACGTTCCCACGTACCCAGGTATGACGGGACGAACCCGCGCGGCTGTGGGCAGGCCGCGCGGGTTCGTCAGGGGTTACGCCGGTTGCTTAGTGCGCGCCCGCGCCAGTGAGGGAGCGCACCTCCAGTTCGGCGTACTTTGCCTCGTCGCTCTCCTTGGAGAGCATGGTGCCGATCCAGCCGCACAGGAAGCCGAACGGGATCGAGATGATGCCGGGGTTGTTCAGTGGGAACCACTGCCAGTCCGAGCCCTTGAACATCGACGTCGGCGTCCCCGACACGACCGGCGAGAAGAACACCAGCACGACCGCGGCGATCAGGCCGCCGTAGATAGCCCAGGTGGCGCCGGAGGTGTTGAAGCGCTTCCAGAAGAGGCTGTAGAGGATCGCCGGCAGGTTGCCCGACGCGGCGACCGCGAAGGCCAGCGCGACCAGGAACGCCACGTTCAGGCTCTGGGCGAAGAGCGCCAACACGATGGCCACCGCGCCGATGCCGAACGCCGAGATCCGCGCCACCCGTACCTCTTGGCCCTCGGACGTCTGGCCCTTCTTGATGACATTGGCGTAGAAGTCGTGCGCGAGGCTCGACGACGACGCCAATGTCAGCCCGGCGACCACGGCCAGGATCGTGGCGAACGCGACCGCGGCGATGACCGCGAGCAGCACCGCCCCGCCGGTGTCACCGCCGAGGAATTCCACGCCGAGCGCCTCGGCAAGCTGCGGAGCCGCCGTGTTGCCGGCCGCGTTCTGGGCCCGGATGGCCTCGCCGCCGACCAGCGCCGCCGCGCCGAAGCCCAGCGCCAGGGTGAAGAGGTAGAACGTGCCGATGATGCCGATCGCCCAGAGCACGCTCTTGCGGGCCGCCCGTGCGGTCGGGACGGTGTAGAAGCGGATCAGGATGTGCGGCAGGCCGGCCGTGCCCAGCACCAGCGCGATGCCGAGGGAGAAGAGGTCGATCTTGTTGTAGAAGGTCTGCGTGGCGTCGCCGGCGACCTCCTTGCCGTAGTACAGGCCGGGTTGGAGGAACGACTCGCCCTTGCCGGATGCGTCGGACGCGGCGCCGAGCAGGGAGGAGAGGTTGAAGTTGAACTTGGCCAGCACCAGCACGGTCATCAGCGCCGCGCCGCTCATCAGCAGGAACGCCTTGACGATCTGGACGTAGGTGGTGCCCTTCATGCCGCCGACCGTCACGTAAATGATCATCAGGGCGCCGACCAGGATGATCGTGGCGATCTTCGCGGAGTCCGCGTCCATGCCGAGGAACGTCGTGCCGGGCTTGATGCCCAGCAGCAGCGCGACGAGGGCGCCCGCGCCCACCATCTGGGCGATCAGGTAGAAGATCGACACGGTGATGGTGGAGACCGAGGCCGCCGTCCGCACCGGACGCTGCCGCATCCGGAACGCCAGCACGTCGGCCATCGTGTACTTGCCGGAGTTGCGCAGCAGCTCGGCGACCAGGAGCAGGGCCACCAGCCACGCCACCAGGAAGCCGATCGAGTACAGGAAGCCGTCGTAGCCGTACAGCGCGATCAGGCCGGCGATGCCGAGGAACGACGCGGCCGACATGTAGTCGCCGCCGATCGCCATGCCGTTCTGGAAGCCGGAGAACGAGCGACCACCGGCGTAGAAGTCGGTGGCCGTCTTGGTCTGCCGGCTCGCCCAGACCGTGATGGCGAGCGTGGCCGCCACGAAGACCAGGAAGAGTGTGATGGTCAGCGTGCGAGCGGTGGTGTCACCGGCCTCGGCGGCGAGAAAGCTCATGCCTGGTCTCCGTTCTCAAGATCGGCACGGATCTTGTCGGCGATCGGGTCGACCTTGCGGTCGGCGTACCGCGAGTAAAGCCAGGCGATCAGGAACGTGGACACGAACTGCAGCAGCCCGAAGACCAGTGCCACGTTGATGTGGCCGACCACCTTCGTGTCCATGAATCCGCGGGCGTACGCGGACAGGATCACGTAGAGCGCGTACCAGGAAAAGAACGCCGCGGTCATCGGAAAGATGAAGCCTCGCAGGGCTTTGCGCAGCCCAGCGAACTCGTCCGACCGCTGTACGTCGACGTACCGTTCCGACGCCGTGGGGGCGGGAGCGGGGGCATCCGTCGTCATGCGGGTTCACCACCTTCACAGGCGTGGGCGGGTGTCGGCACGCACCGTAAGGAGGCGGTACGTGGCGCGGGAACCCGTGATCGCGGTCACGGTCGTCGATTGCGCCGAACGGTTACCTGCCTGCGCCGAGTGACCTGGATCACGCCGGTAACCGGTGTGACTCAGTCGCGCAACTCCCGGTAACGCCCGCGAAAATGGAGCAGCGGCGCCGTGTCCGGGCCCAGTTCGACCGCCTCGATCGTCGCCTCCACCAGCAGCGCCCAGCCGAACTCGCGGGCGCCGTCCAACCGGCAGCCCGCCCAGGTCGCCGCGTCCGCGGGCACCGGTCCATAGGGGGTGCTCGTCCAGTCGTACCCCCGGAAGAGGCCGCCCGGCGCGGGCATCAGCCCGGCGAAACGGTCGGCGAGCTGCCGGTGCGCCGGCCCCAGCGGGACGACGGCGAAGACCCCGGCGGCGCTCGCCGCGGCCCAGAATTCGGACTCGTCGTCGACGAGGCCGATCATCCGGCCCGGCTCACCGTCCGCGACCAGCGTGGACGAGACGGTCAGGCCCGCCGGCCCCGGCGTGGTCCACAGCGTTACGGCCGCCGCCAGTCGGCCACGCAGCCGGCGTACGGGGGAGCGTGCCTCGGCCGGTGTGGCGAACGGGTCGGTCCCGTGGATCTGCGCGCCGGGTTCCGGAGGATTCACGTGGAACATTGTCGTTCACCCGCCGTTACGACTCGCGTTAACCCCTTCTTTCTACCGTGCGGGCATGTTGCCAAGGATCGGAGCGTTCGTGCTGGTCACGGCGCTTCTCGCCGGATGCGGGTCGGGTGCCGCACCGGCGCCGCCGGGCGCGCCGCTGCCGCCGCCGCGGCCGGTCGGCGTGCAGGACCCGGCGCCGTCACCGACCACCCAGCCCGAGACCGAGAGCTGTGACCCGCGGGCCAGCTACCGCCCGGGCGGTGGCCTGCCCGCCCCGACCGTCGCGAAGATCCTTGCCCGCGGCCGTCTGATCGTCGGCGTCAGCCAGACCACATATATGTTCGGCTACCGCGAGCCCGACTCGGGCCAGATCGTCGGCGTCGACATCGACATCGCCCGGGAGATCTCGAAGGCGCTGTTCGGCGCGCCGGACCGGGTCGTGCTGCGCTCGATGGCGGCGGCGGACCGCATCCCCGCCACCAAGGCCGGCGACGTCGACATGATCATCCGGACCACGTCGATGAACTGCCAGCGGTGGCGCGAGGTGGCGTTCTCCACGTCGTACTACGAGGCGCGGCAGCGGGTGCTCGTGCGGCGCGACTCCACCGTGCGCGGCCTCGGGGACCTGGGCGGGAAGAAGGTGTGCGCGGCCGCCGGCAGCTCCGAC
Coding sequences within:
- a CDS encoding UDP-glucuronic acid decarboxylase family protein, with the protein product MVVAQRYGTGHRVLVTGGAGFVPSHLVDALLARGCAVVAVDNFVTGSKDNVAHLGDHPRFTLVEADVSDGLPDHHPAIAQRFDAILHMASPASPTDFATLPIEILRVGSQATLHLLDRAVKDGARFLMASTSEAYGDPKTHPQPESYWGNVNPIGVRSVYDESKRFAEAATMAYHRHHGLDVGIVRIFNTYGPRMRPDDGRAVPTFITQALRGEPLTLHGAGTQTRSICYVDDLVRGILLLLDSTETGPINCGTEDEFSMRELAELIVRLTDSSSEVTYLPRTADDPEMRRPDLTLARTRLGFAPKVGVEEGLRRTIEHFRLRIG
- a CDS encoding solute symporter family protein, giving the protein MSFLAAEAGDTTARTLTITLFLVFVAATLAITVWASRQTKTATDFYAGGRSFSGFQNGMAIGGDYMSAASFLGIAGLIALYGYDGFLYSIGFLVAWLVALLLVAELLRNSGKYTMADVLAFRMRQRPVRTAASVSTITVSIFYLIAQMVGAGALVALLLGIKPGTTFLGMDADSAKIATIILVGALMIIYVTVGGMKGTTYVQIVKAFLLMSGAALMTVLVLAKFNFNLSSLLGAASDASGKGESFLQPGLYYGKEVAGDATQTFYNKIDLFSLGIALVLGTAGLPHILIRFYTVPTARAARKSVLWAIGIIGTFYLFTLALGFGAAALVGGEAIRAQNAAGNTAAPQLAEALGVEFLGGDTGGAVLLAVIAAVAFATILAVVAGLTLASSSSLAHDFYANVIKKGQTSEGQEVRVARISAFGIGAVAIVLALFAQSLNVAFLVALAFAVAASGNLPAILYSLFWKRFNTSGATWAIYGGLIAAVVLVFFSPVVSGTPTSMFKGSDWQWFPLNNPGIISIPFGFLCGWIGTMLSKESDEAKYAELEVRSLTGAGAH
- a CDS encoding DUF485 domain-containing protein, producing the protein MTTDAPAPAPTASERYVDVQRSDEFAGLRKALRGFIFPMTAAFFSWYALYVILSAYARGFMDTKVVGHINVALVFGLLQFVSTFLIAWLYSRYADRKVDPIADKIRADLENGDQA
- a CDS encoding glutamate ABC transporter substrate-binding protein encodes the protein MLPRIGAFVLVTALLAGCGSGAAPAPPGAPLPPPRPVGVQDPAPSPTTQPETESCDPRASYRPGGGLPAPTVAKILARGRLIVGVSQTTYMFGYREPDSGQIVGVDIDIAREISKALFGAPDRVVLRSMAAADRIPATKAGDVDMIIRTTSMNCQRWREVAFSTSYYEARQRVLVRRDSTVRGLGDLGGKKVCAAAGSSDLANIAESAQRPIPVAAVEVLDCLVLLQQGQVEAISNDDAQLAGFVAQDPTTKVVGPPIRVEPYGIMINQSAVDLVRFVNGVLARMRADGTLARIYQRWLTPLGDVPTPPPAIYRD